A single window of Xylocopa sonorina isolate GNS202 chromosome 5, iyXylSono1_principal, whole genome shotgun sequence DNA harbors:
- the LOC143423363 gene encoding nuclear RNA export factor 1: protein MPRKPSKTSWGGRSGRPGNFDDKHYFGHDDRVPRNDGSSYLGNRPRVSFKTQTRPVRDIPRSLAIACLDEDVQMATSSNNNNRQVIVRGRDRGMQRGRNSPVPPRKSRGRMFHRLNQLPLGESTCYKVTIPYGNKYDKDYIINNLLSYITPETFVPIMYKTIGHSAGFYIDDSKVANALLNCDRKITTNDGFKLQVWVSRPKFPVCEIDDKLKERLKQAMAKRYVPGTNALDLSRFHKDPDLINDYFCALFRPMMLQVVLDIVAEHIPDLEALNLDGNMLMLLEKLNLLSKKFAKLKILYLGDNKIKEINQIDIIKDLKLEELKLAGNPICNKYRTRQNDYISDVRKRFPKLLRLDGIELPKPILFDVVDEGNKMPSSQRIFAANAKAQDIASQFLQQYFLIFDSDNRQPLLDAYVEYACFSMTVSNTQNPNKLNGYLMENRNLYRINDTNRRQKLLKQGRLPVVSFISEMPQTSHYLNTFTMDISLITEGMMLITVTGLFKELDKKEQPIRYFNRTFIIVPEGTGYCIRNEQLHIAQPTDAQLKQLNSQPQTQITSPSTSVPSSSGSVKPTPAQLPEDMKQQMTVTLSQQTNMNLEWSLKCLEEVSWIYEKALSAFQEFYKRGQIPAEAFNR, encoded by the exons atgccaaGGAAGCCGAGCAAGACCTCGTGGGGCGGTAGAAGTGGAAGACCTGGGAATTTTGACGATAAACACTACTTCG GTCACGATGATCGTGTGCCGAGAAATGATGGTAGTTCGTACCTTGGAAACAGACCAAGGGTATCGTTCAAAACACAAACGAGACCGGTGAGGGACATACCCAGAAGTTTGGCCATAGCGTGCCTGGACGAGGATGTTCAAATGGCAACCAGCTCTAATAACAATAATAGACAAGTTATTGTAAGAGGCAGAGATAGAGGCATGCAACGTGGAAGGAATAGTCCTGTGCCTCCTCGAAAGTCTAGAGGTAGAATGTTTCATAGACTTAATCAACTTCCTCTTGGAGAATCCACTTGCTATAAAGTTACT ATACCATATGGAAATAAGTATGATAAGgattatataataaataatcttCTTAGTTATATTACCCCAGAAACTTTTGTCCCAATAATG TACAAGACAATTGGGCACTCGGCTGGTTTTTACATAGACGACAGTAAAGTAGCCAATGCGCTGCTTAATTGTGATCGTAAAATTACAACTAACGATGGATTCAAACTGCAAGTATGGGTTTCAAGACCCAAATTCCCAGTATGTGAAATCGATGATAAATTAAAGGAAAGACTGAAACAAGCCATGGCCAAAAGATACGTACCTGGAACGAATGCACTAGATTTATCAAGGTTTCACAAAGATCCTG ATCTCATTAACGACTACTTCTGTGCACTGTTCCGACCTATGATGCTGCAAGTAGTGTTGGACATTGTAGCAGAACACATACCAGATTTGGAAGCACTGAATTTAGATGGAAATATGTTGATGCTCCTCGAAAAGTTAAACCTGTTGAGTAAAAAATTTGCAAAGTTAAAAATTCTGTACCTTGGTGACAATAAG ATAAAAGAAATAAATCAAATAGATATTATCAAAGACTTGAAGTTGGAGGAACTGAAACTAGCAGGAAACCCTATATGCAACAAGTATAGAACACGACAAAATGATTACATTAG CGACGTGAGGAAACGGTTCCCCAAACTTCTGCGGTTG GATGGTATCGAACTTCCAAAGCCAATCTTGTTCGACGTAGTGGACGAAGGAAATAAAATGCCCTCCTCTCAGAGAATATTCGCTGCAAATGCAAAGGCGCAAGACATTGCTAGCCAATTTTTGCAACAATACTTTCTCATATTTGACAGCGATAATCGCCAGCCACTATTGGACGCGTACGTCGAATACGCGTGTTTCAGTATGACTGTGTCCAACACTCAAAATCCGAACAA ACTGAACGGATATCTAATGGAAAACAGAAATTTGTACAGAATAAACGATACGAATAGAAGACAGAAATTACTGAAGCAGGGACGTTTGCCCGTAGTTTCGTTTATTTCTGAAATGCCACAAACTTCTCACTATCTGAACACATTCACAATGGACATTAGCCTGATCACG GAGGGGATGATGTTGATCACGGTTACCGGACTGTTCAAAGAGCTCGATAAAAAGGAACAGCCCATTCGTTACTTCAATCGAACGTTCATAATAGTTCCAGAAGGGACTGGTTATTGTATTCGAAACGAGCAGCTACATATCGCTCAACCAACGGACGCACAGCTGAAACAATTAAACAGTCAACCACAAACACAGATAACGAGTCCGTCGACGTCGGTACCTTCGAGCAGCGGCAGCGTGAAACCCACACCGGCGCAATTACCTGAAGACATGAAACAACAAATGACAGTGACACTGAGCCAACAAACGAACATGAACCTTGAATGGAGTTTAAAATGTTTAGAAGAAGTGTCGTGGATTTATGAGAAAGCGCTCTCGGCGTTTCAAGAGTTCTACAAGCGGGGACAAATACCAGCGGAAGCATTTAACAGATAA
- the Bka gene encoding FCF1 rRNA-processing protein Bka, which yields MGKAKKAKKIALQKYAQMKKMINPRDSRIKPELRAPPKKAKKEDPAQLKITETPQQSSALFFQYNMQLGPPYHILIDTNFINFSIKNKLDIIENMMQCLYAKCIPYITDCVMGELEKLGQKYRIALKIIKDPRFERLNCMHKGTYADDCIVNRVTQHKCYIVATNDKDLKRRIRKIPGVPVMYVAQHRYTIERMPDAYGAPKK from the exons ATG GGAAAGGCTAAAAAGGCGAAGAAAATTGCATTGCAGAAGTATGCGCAAATGAAGAAAATGATAAATCCAAGAGATTCAAGAAT AAAACCAGAACTACGTGCTCCACCGAAGAAAGCAAAAAAGGAAGATCCAGCTCAGCTTAAAATAACAGAAAC GCCTCAGCAATCGTCTGCATTGTTCTTTCAATACAATATGCAATTGGGACCACCTTATCACATTTTGATAGACACAAATTTTATAAATTTCTCAATTAAAAACAAATTAGATATCATTGAAAATATGATGCAGTGTTTATACGCAAAGTGCATTCCGTACATAACAGATTGTGTAATGGGTGAATTGGAAAAGTTAGGACAGAAGTATAGAATAGCTCTGAAGATTATAAAGGACCCTAGATTCGAGAGGTTAAACTGCATGCACAAAGGCACCTATGCGGATGACTGTATTGTGAACAGAGTAACTCAA CATAAATGCTACATCGTTGCCACCAATGATAAGGACCTAAAGAGACGGATACGGAAAATACCAGGTGTACCCGTAATGTACGTTGCTCAACATAGGTACACGATAGAAAGAATGCCGGACGCGTACGGCGCTCCTAAGAAATAA